ACTGTAAGATCaaacagaaaataattaaacaatattttatcaccttGTTAATTGTCACACAATGAATCATTTAATATACTTCTTGCCAAGGTACAGgaattgatatttttaacaataattctATTATAAAAGCGTCCAAACGTGCTGGAGGTACCACTCCACCCAGCAGTTTTCCTTATTACATCTAAATTGACTCCTAATCTATGAGCCCTAGACGTCGCAGCATGTCTTGTGCTGTGGGctgtaaatattgatatatcaaCACCACATTCTTGCAAAGTATTCTTAATCCACCTACTTAAGGTTTGGGAAGTTATTGCTCTGTGTGGTTTATTCAAGCTTACAAATAGGACATCACTACTACGAAGAGTTTTTGTCACATCTAAATAAGAATGTAAAGCAGCACATGGACATATTTCCGGCCTTTCTCGGAAATATGGTAAAACAAGAGTTGGTTGTGCAACACCAACGCGCGaagtttttattaaatctggaatttttatatgaatttcatTGACATGAAACTCAATGTTCTTAATGTTAATTTTGGAAAGAGTCTGAACTCGATGTGCTGTTGTTAAAGCTAGAAGCGTTACAagttttttcgatattttttctaaattaagaGTTGCATTTGGATACCAATTTGCAAGAGAGTTCAGAACTACAGATGTGTCCCAGGTCATGCTATATTTTGGTAAAGGTGGACGTAAGCGAAATATGCCTTTGAAAAAACGTTTCATACGATTATCATTGCCTATGTCTGCACCTAAGATTAATGAAAGAGCAGACCGGCAACTATTTAGTGTTCCATATTGAGCACCAGAGTGGTACAAATCAGTTAAAAAAGAAATCACATTTGGAACAGATGCTTGGTAAACATCTACTTGATTattaatacaaaaagaaaaccaTTTCTTGAGACAAGAATCATATTGTTTTAGTGAGCTATTTG
The nucleotide sequence above comes from Cydia pomonella isolate Wapato2018A chromosome 2, ilCydPomo1, whole genome shotgun sequence. Encoded proteins:
- the LOC133534475 gene encoding uncharacterized protein LOC133534475, whose protein sequence is MVKRTRTNSNDYECIARKVKKLERMLIRARRKRSDRQGSAASLSPSSGSQSSSSSSSSSRSRSASPRPRHRAPSRPRSSQEPIIIEDVPDNEQESSVRVIHPAPVRPTERLATPLQMRAAESPAAPAPPLTRRSAPALLSTSAEPAPTPQLCVAQEQPRYSPKDYPGCRDLIRTSMMKKFVPESAICIMLASLSNSSLKQYDSCLKKWFSFCINNQVDVYQASVPNVISFLTDLYHSGAQYGTLNSCRSALSLILGADIGNDNRMKRFFKGIFRLRPPLPKYSMTWDTSVVLNSLANWYPNATLNLEKISKKLVTLLALTTAHRVQTLSKINIKNIEFHVNEIHIKIPDLIKTSRVGVAQPTLVLPYFRERPEICPCAALHSYLDVTKTLRSSDVLFVSLNKPHRAITSQTLSRWIKNTLQECGVDISIFTAHSTRHAATSRAHRLGVNLDVIRKTAGWSGTSSTFGRFYNRIIVKNINSCTLARSILNDSLCDN